The Bactrocera dorsalis isolate Fly_Bdor chromosome 3, ASM2337382v1, whole genome shotgun sequence genomic interval CGTCGGCCACATAATCGACACGGTAGAGCAAACCATCATCGCCGGTGTATTCGTAAAAGCCCGTCGAACGTAAACCTTCCTTTTCCGGAGCTAATTGTTCGATGCGTCCGCTTTCCTCCGCCAAAATGCCGTTCTCTGTTTCATaactggaaaaaattaaatttgcaattaattcaAAGCATACTTTCTGGCTGTGATCTGATGTGATGGAAATACTGTTAATAAACAGTGGATTAAATGTAACAGCATGCTGTTAACTACAGTCCTTACTACGCTATTAACTTGAGTTAATAATGGTAGAGTTTTGTTATAAAGTTTTTAAGCGACGTATGGATTTCTATGGCTTTATAGCGAGTTAGTCGAAAGTGTTCGCCACTTATTCATGTTGCACTTGGAACACTTACATATACTGATAGCCGTCCTTCTCCTCCTTATCGAAAAGCTGCAGAATGCGCCAACCACCACCACCCTCACCCGTTCCGCTGCCCTTTGGTAGTGCTGGTGTAACTGCGGTTGTTTTTGGTGTCGGtcttcgtgttgttgttgtacgcgCTGGCAAAGTCGCGCGATTACCAGCTGATCCAGCCGAACCCAGCGCATTACCGCCCGCACGTGATCGCCCAGCGCCTCCGAACGCACCGGACGCACCGGCGGCACCACCGCCAGGTCCAAACCGGTCCTTATCGCCTTCATATTGTCCTCCGGCGCGATCGTCATGCACATAGGGCACATCCTGGTGCACATACCGTCCATCATTACCACCGCGATAGCGTCCATCGCTTGCGCCCCGATAACGCCCATCATTACTCGGACGATAACGTCCGTCACCAATGACCGTAGGACGGAGACGTGTTGTACGTGGCCGCTGATAATAAGGCAGCGTGGGCGTGGGGCGATAGCGTCCATCATTCTGTGCGCTCGCAACAGCGACGAGCGCGACTACACCTACTAAGCCGACTAGCTGTTTGGAGGAATCAACGGTGGTAATCCTGTTTATCTTCGCTGTAATTCTGACATGAGATGTGCGTACTTACCGTTACTTTCGACCACATGGCGAGTTCTCACGCGTTAAATAAATGATGAAATGAATATGAAAATcagttgctgttgcttttataGACGCACCACTATTTTGGTAGCCTGTTGCGTTTCTGAGCGAGTCATTGTTGTTCGCCAGTTAACGGAAACGTGGGTAAATGGAACGGTTGCTGAAATCTCGTTTAATTGAACGCATTTACTTGCAACAATAAAGTGTCGCATTTTACGATGTTGATATTGATGTTGATGGTGCACCAGTGCTGATGCGCTGAAAAGATGCGCAAACGAAAATTACGAAACTCATTCTAGGCCTTAGCTACGATATTGAAGAGTGCGTTACTTCTCACACGGGCCAtttattgtatgtgtatgtaaaataaccgctattatatactatatatatgtatgtatgctacaTATTCGTTTTTGTATAGTCGTCTGCGAAAAGCGGTTGCATCAAAATGACGCACGGTATTTAATATGAATAACTTAATGTTTAAATTCTTATATAAGGCTATGCCACTAATGAGTTGAACGATAAAAACTGTACAATGAATACGAAATTGTGGTACATCAAATGATAATGGTGCCGCCACTAATCGAGAGTGTCGGTCCAATTTTCAGATTCGGATGGAAAAGGTGGATCAGTTTCTAGGGAGTTTTTGCGATGACTTATCTTGACGAAATCATATTAAGGTTGAGTTTGCTTAAGCGGATGAAATGGCTTCGACTGCCTTTGTGTTGGCAATTGAATAAACACTACGCAATTAATTGTTAATACTATTAATTTAAGTTGATAACAAAGCCGAAATAGTAAGTTACTCTGTGTGTTGAaccaaaccaatttttttttcgagagATCAGGTTTAGTGACAGGACCTAATACCAGGATGGCTAATTTTTGACAGCAAATAAAATCATAGTAGATTGAAATCTATTGGCAACGAAAGgcaatataacaaaaatgaaaggCAAAACAATTTGCTGCCAGTCTGAGATGGGAAAGGGGCTAAAAGCGGTTTAAATTTCGGGAAAAGCTAGGAgtcctatagaaaaaaatttcaattttgtagGTAATAAAAAGATCTACAACCCTTATCGTAACATTTTCATTACATAACCTCAatatttatttgagaaaatatcCAATTTTTTGAGTAAGCTTATTTTCATGAGTCTCAAACACACTGtacttttcatttaaaatattgagGGAGAGTTTTTCAACTTAAAGTAAAAAACACACCATCCAATCAAAAATTCTTACatcaaaatattcttaaaaataagtattttatgtGATATTTCAGGAACTAATGGATTTAGTAGTAGAAATTTGGTATCCTCGTTAAGGGTCCTTTCTCCgagaatatatatttacatatgtaacacAGTGGTCaataaatagtaagactttttaaatcaaatttagcacgaaaacccattcgtcgaagtatttttttttctaccatGATATGACTGTCAaggacatctgtgccaaatatcaCACCAATAAATCATTAGCGTTTAGTAAACGCTTGTCTTTCAGAAGTACATAAAGCGCTTTCGGCCAATTTTACGATGAAATTATTCTATAAAGAAGTTTCAAGTGGAGAATCGACGATTACGAGtcaaagatcttactggcatcgttcgaatatcggaaggatctgAGATCACACAGTTCTTTTGAAAAGCCGCGCCGCTTAATGTCTGTGAAACAACTACCAGGATGCCATGAAATGAATTAATATTGGCGATTAGTCTTGTATCATTGCTTATGACCCGGAAACAGGCGATCAATCgatcgaatatcgtggcaaaagtgaacaaatccgggcgtttctggcggattgcttcgcgcaaattgcgcataacttgcaggtaatattccttattcaccgttcttccctgtggcaagaactcatgatgcaccacgcccctgcaatcgaagaaaactgtcagttacgattcgcgaaactttttgaacacacttcGTATATCTTTATTAAAGTTATAATGAGCCTCTTTGAAGTTGGTCGCCTTGCcgtggcgaaggggcttaagtaagagtaaagtgtgcatcccaaaggaaacgcactctaatcttacgaactaagagggacacttcataatttcccacaatagtgatatggatgaataaacccttaggttttacgcccatctcctattgtggaattgtgaggatacccgaaccaacaccaccctaagccaaggtgtcgaggtacccgtgccaagggctgaatggtcagcggggggtaataaatagctgatcgcgaacggtcccctccgatgcccgggcgaggtcggaggtataaatcgccttctctccgtataccggctctgcggacgagtgaccaaccctttccggattactcgtgggaccaaaaATGAACGAAACAAATAacttagcaacaacaacaacaactacaacaacaaccatgacgacgacaacagcgacgactacGGACATGAAATATAGGAATCCTATAACGGAATCCGACGAAGACGAATtgcttgcctccagccaggagacaagtaagagtactaccggacgtaccaaccaaagtacaccggtagatacagcagacaAACCATCAAATTTAAGGGAGGAGGCGTCCACCTCCaaggctgccatgagcaccaaacaaagtgcactggcggctaaaaGAGAcgtaaagaaacgaaaaaaatcccagaatcagctgaggaaaaaccggtaccagagggcggtcttcatactagggaagatagccaaagaccaggcagccggtaccccagttgatgaggctgaaacaaagcgcctcaaatctatTGTAGAGGATTATGagagctacctgaaaaggaagcaatcacaacctcaagTAGAGAGCAAAcgagagagcacttctcagaagagaaatcgctccaccaCAGAAGTACCCGGAGCTCAACCTAAAAAACCGAGGAGGAGTGAGGGTgaacacagcagcacaacaacggcaaggcatttctgcgatgtagccagagatagcctgcaggtggccataatagatgggaaatcctcctctccgagcactattcaggagagatgggtggagatcgatgtcagattgtcgagtatggtgctaagctatgtactcgacaatcctgcgggtccccacccggagtttgactcctctgagaccctcaggggctacagggtcatcaagtgcgcggaccaggcctcgctagacttcctgacgggtagtgttgctaaaattagcaacgcctttgtaggcctccaattgaggcttatacccgccaggGATATTCCAAAGAGACCTCGGGCTCGCATTTGGTTACCcccactagaggagccaggcgaaaaactcctgaggtgcattaagctgcagaacaaatctatacctggtatagatgagtggcagcttataAAGGAGGAAAACCCGaacaaagcaagcaagccaatactagtggccatttgcgacgagtccattgaggctctgaagaagactgacaacaaaatcagcttcggaatacgtaaggcaagaataaaaatattccaaggcgacaaagcggctgacgaagacgacacggaagaggtcgacgacgccagccagttgctaaggaatgtgggcattgaagaaccccgagatgcccaataacaacagcataagatgtgtacagattaacctgcagcactcgaagagtgctacggcgaatctgacaaccctcgtgaacgaagggggcatcgacatcagcctaatacaggagccctgggtcaatgaagattccataaaagggctaaacagcagcaattataacctgttttacacgaggaacagaggtaaacctagggcatgcattcttatcaataaaagtataaatgcatttctttgtcctaattacagcacagcagatatcacagtggtgaaggtggaacagaaagaaaagcccttcttcttggtctcggcctacttggcccatgacgaagatataccaccggccccgctcaccaggctagtagaggagaacaagaaggatgatgtcctaatagggtgtgatgcaaatgcaaggcacaccgtatggggtagctccagtataaacaccagaggtgagtcactcttgcacTATATTTTGAATGGTAATttaagtatttgcaacaagggcgataagccaacttttattttcccaagctcggaaaggttcccggggtgggaggaggttcttgacctcacgctatcaacagacacagacagtctcgttgtggataactggagggtatccgatgagccttccatgtcggatcactcctggatactcttcagcatccgcgagaggtgcagtccgcctctcacataccggaaccctagaagaacggcatggggaaaatttaccagtatagcaacaaaatgcctcgaaaagggaggcaataagagtatcagtaatccagaggaactagattcagaagtggagaagttggaaaaaatcctaatcaccacttttaataaatctactccgctaacagttttgaaaaagagaaagtctcttccttggtggaacagtgaactcaagaatttgagaacacaactaaggaaagctttcaatgagagttttagaactaaaatatggcagccatataaagaccttatgaaggaatacaaaaaagcagtcaggaaagctaaaaatgactcatggcgatctttctgcacatcgattgaaagttgcagagaagccgctaggctgagtaaaatgctatccaaagaccatataaatactgcctacattagggcggagggaagtgattggacctcctcggcaaaagagtctctggaagtactaatcacaacacacttccctgggagtcagcaaacaccttcaacgagggttcaaccggaatcaccggtgaacgcagctgactatcgaagccaaatagtagacaaaaggaaaatcaaatatgccataaatagttttgcaccatttaaagcggcaggtcctgacgggattatgcccataatgctgcagaaactggtagaaccaatggttctaaggcttgaaaatttatacaaagcaagcattcaactatcttacatcccaagaagttggaaaaggagtaaagttgtgttccttccgaaaccaggcagaagaacgcacgagaacgccaaggattttagacctataagccttacctcatttatgctgaaggtactagaaaggctaatagatatacacgtaagaacaataatggcggagaagttatcgaagtcccaacatgcgtacataaagggccgatcaaccgaaaccgcccttcacgaggtgataagtgtgattgaaaaatcactgcaccacaaacaatacaccatggctgcctttctagacatagagggcgccttcaataacatagaagtaaatacgatagttaattctctggcgcatgggggcatagatgacactgtgtgcagatggatactatcgatgcttgagaataggaagattatagcttcaaacggcgctgcaacacaaataagttatgtgagtagagggacgcctcaagggggggtcctctctccgcttctatgggttgtagcgctgaacgaaatactcctccaattaaacggtggtggagtgaaagcagtagcgtatgcagacgatatagtgttgttggtatcaggtatgtttccttcaacagtcagcgagattttggaaagagcacttcgtaggttaaacctatgggctaaaagcaatggtctaggagttaacccgaacaaaacagaactaatgctattcactagcagaaccaaaatacctcagtttcaacttccggtactaaacggcacaacactcactctatccccaacagctaagtatttgggggtggagattgacgccaaactgtcctggaaaataaatatagaaaaaagaataaacaaagcatacatggcctactatacttgtaagaaaatcgtcaacaagaattggggcctcaaaccaagtataatcatgtggatgtacacggcggtcataagacccatactcacatatggagctctggtatggtggccagcgctaaacaaactgtacaacattagaaaattaaatggaatacaaagagcagcatgtgcgggtgttacaggCGCAATCCGGTCATGTCCCAcggatgcgctcaatgtgatcctgcatcaactaccaatggacatttttattcaaaaaactgcagctattgcggcgataagaataaaagaattgggaggttggaatcagcagaactacggacatagtgtaatcctaaacaaactcACTATGAccaaatcagactacattctcccaaagctggatttcaatagacacttccaggtgagaataccatctagacgagaatggagaagaggttcaattgcagaggagggtaccacctcagtctataccgacgggtccaaaatggactgcggagtgggcacgggggtattctccgctgatttgggcatatctctctctatacgtctaccgaactcggctagcatcttccaagcagaagtactaggcatagaaaaagcctgcgaagttctattagaaaaccacgggaatataaatatagcaactatatttacggatagccaggcggccctcctggcattgtcttcacccatgacaaattccagtatagttcataactgcaagagagcgctaagctcaataaaagacaagctccagctaaacttgatctgggttcccggccacaggaacattttcggtaacgaaaaagcagatgagttggcaaaggcaggagctttcctcaatgaatccgaggcggagctcatacccagcccgctaggatcgatcaaaggagagatcaatagacaatttcaacaaattgctaacaacaggtggaaaaacattacaaaatgcgtcatagctaaacaattatggccaacatacgacaggaaaagaaccaacgacctattaaataggtcaagaaaaagtatatacagaataacagctaccacaacagggcactggccatttggggaacatgcgtccaaaatgggtatgccctacaacgacatctgccgtggctgcggagtagcagggaacaaggaaacaatcttccactttctctgcgaatgcccagctctggcacagatccgacacaaaacactcggaatccaccaagcaccaaaccttgaatggatttccaccaaaagcatatcggacataagtagtttcatcgaaacctcaaaatggtttgagagagaaggtggaacgtaacagcagatacaggaggtttctacgaacagtgtatcaaaatggcacatcagtgctaattgagcccgatagggctgcactcctacctacctacctataaTGAGCAAATGTAGAAATCATCACATTTTTATTCACCTTGACTTTCAGTGCTATATCATATATCATCATTATTTTCAACTCTCTTCTATCGTGGCTCGTGGTGATTTTTGGGCAATATCCACGGCACATATTTCGTTTAAATCATCTTTCTTTCCTCAAAGGTACAGAAATTTCGTGCAAAGTACTTTTCCTTGTTCATCAGATGGCTTCATACTTTATGAAATTAGACACACATAATTTCAACAAATAACTTGACATTGCTTTCCAATGACTTTAATTATTACAACCTTTCATGCACTCCAACAAAAAATCTTTCTCTTTTATCACTCGGAACGTTACAAAATAATggtaattattttgaaaaaaaagcagcaaatataaaataaagcagaagatttgatttttttcttcttctatattggcgtagacaccgcttacatgGTTATAGCCGAAAAATGTCTCCCATCCAAAGCAGTTTTGTCTACAGGATACTTGGTTTAATACTCGTGAGCAGTTTGAGCcatatgttaaaaaattgtttcaggCCACTCACACGTGAATGGCGTTCAAAGAACTTTCCTGACTTtcatgaacttctacatatgtcCTCATCCTTTGGTTTTGTTTAGAATATCCGCATTTTACCGAATGCGAAATGAAATGTGAGTAAAAGTAAGTGATTTCcaaattgtatttttcattGTAACTTGGATACTATACAAAATAATGCTCTTTGCCGTAACCGCAG includes:
- the LOC105233882 gene encoding larval cuticle protein LCP-30 — encoded protein: MWSKVTLVGLVGVVALVAVASAQNDGRYRPTPTLPYYQRPRTTRLRPTVIGDGRYRPSNDGRYRGASDGRYRGGNDGRYVHQDVPYVHDDRAGGQYEGDKDRFGPGGGAAGASGAFGGAGRSRAGGNALGSAGSAGNRATLPARTTTTRRPTPKTTAVTPALPKGSGTGEGGGGWRILQLFDKEEKDGYQYIYETENGILAEESGRIEQLAPEKEGLRSTGFYEYTGDDGLLYRVDYVADDNGFVARGAHIPTPPPYVAKLLAYLAANAKN